A stretch of DNA from Rothia mucilaginosa:
CGTCCACGAAGGGGCGCCACCTGCCATCGTTCATATCGGAGCCGATGGAGGCGTGGTACTTCGAGGCAATATCGGCGATCTGCTGATTGTTCATGTCGCCGCGGCCCTGGTGAGTAAAGATCTCACGCTGGTAGTTCAGGAAGTCGCTGGTGCTGACCTGGTTTGCCACGGAGTATGCAGCTGCCGCGTTACGTGCGGAGTAAGCGGTGGGCGAGGAGCGGTCCAGGAAGGTCAGGTTGCGGATTTCCAGGGTGATGGTGCCGTCTTCGACGAGCTTCTGGATTTCGTCGCCGTACTTCTTCTCGAACTCTGCACAGTGCACGCAGTTGTAGTCCTGGAAGATGGTCACGCGAACGGGCTGGCCGTTCTTGGATGCCTCTTCAGCGGTCTGCACGCCCGGGGGCAGGGTGTTGACTGCGGCTACGGTTCCGTTGACCATGGGGGTCACGGAGGAGGTCGAGGTTGCGAGCTGCTTGAAGTCGCGGGTCTCCTGGGTGGAGGAGTTCTGGACGATGCCGTCCTTGGTCAGCACAATACCGCCGTATTCGTTGGCGCTGGAGGGCACCGGGCCGCTTTCTGCTACCTTGGTGTTCTTGTTGCCGTTGATTACGACGAAGCCGATGATACCTACGATGACGAGGACCACGGCGAGTACGCCGAGCTGGAGCCAGCGGCGGCTTGCCTGGCTGGGGCTCTTCTTGGCCTGCTGGGCCGCAATCTGGCGGGCTTTTTCGCGGGCGTCGGTCGACATGCCTGCTCCTTTGGTTGGGAATATGGGTGGCGGTTCGTCCACTTCTTCTAGCCTACTCCGGTTAGAGTGAGCGTCTATCCGAGCAAAGCCTCAGATGACCTGACTCTTCCGGCACGGGGTTGTTCTTATCCCCGGCAGGGTGTTCTAGAGCTCTAGCTTCCTGCTGTACATAGCAGCTGAAAGCTATGTCGATCAGTTCCTATCACGCGGATAGGTTCTGCCTTATCTCTCGTGTGGACGTACCGCGCTACCCGTCTAGCCTACCGAATGGGTGCCGTATCGGCTAGTTAATACTCTGAGTGAGATGCTGTGATGTGTATTCTCACGCTCTCAGCTTATTTTCCTTGTAAACTTTTGTGGCATTGAGAGGTTCCCTCCCCCGCCACAAGCTACGCCGAGGCACCCACCCGGTTCAGCTCACCGGCCGTTAGGGAATGTTGTAGACTTCCACTCCACCAATGAAGGGGCGGGTGTTGTAGTTACCCTTCCACTCCACGCTCAGGCCGTGCTTCTCCAGCACGGGAATAACCGTCTCTCGCAGCAACTGCACGGAGAGCTTCTCGTGAAGGGCCCTAATTTCTTCCTTCTGAGCGTCGCTCAGGGCATTCCACTTGTCTTCATCCCTGGGGTAGGCGAGGAAGGAACCGAAACCAACGTAGGTACCGCCGCTCTCAGCGAGGCTTTCGGTGTCCTGCTGGTGGAAGTAGATGTATCCCTTCCATTCACGGCTGTCGTCGATTTCGTCCCAGATCTCTGCGGAGGCGCAGGTACCGCAGCAGGTGAAGTTCTGTCGTGCGATGACGCCTTCTTCTTCCAGGGCAGCGAAGGCACGGTTGAGGTTGGAGTTCTTCTGCATTTCGGGGGTAATGCCCAGTTCTGTTGCAAATGCACGACGACGCTTGATGAGCTCTTCTACGTAGTCCTCTACGCGCTTTTCCCAGAGCTTGCTGTCTTCGTTTTCGCCGTCGTATTCCAGCCCGAGTACGTCCATCACATAATCGGTGATGGTTTCTACGTACTGTTCGGTATCAGATTCACCCATGAACAGCAGGGGCCAGATGGGCCAGAGCAGTTCGGCTTCGTCTTCTTCGTCCAGTCCCCATTCTTTGGGGAAGGGCGGGTCGAGGCGCTCTTCGCTCCAGCGTTCGTAGATGCTCTTCTCATCAGCCATGATGATGCTCCTTTGTTTGCTCTCTACTCGTTGAGGTAGAGATGTGGACTGCTCTTGTTGTTAAGGTATCAAGAGTTTCTCTACCGCGCCCTCTATTTCGTCATTCAGACGGATCTGTGAGCTCCCCCTCTCGTGCCTCTGCCTCCGGCTGTCACGCTGTCTAGCTAGGCTGCATCCCCTGTTCCTCTATCTCTCTGCTGAGTATATGATTCTCTGCGCCTCTGACGAGTTAGGTGTCTTTCGTTCTAAGAGTTTTTGGGTACGCAAAAAGAGGGGAAGACCTATAAGGTCTTCCCCTCTTGAATAAAAAACCCGCGGTGACCTACTCTCCCACACCCACAAAAGTGCAGTACCATCGGCGCAAAGAGTCTTAGCTTCTGGGTTCGGAATGGAACCAGGCGTTTCCCTCTTGCTATAACCACGGAAAATCTTCCGAATAAAAAGCCTCAGCCTCCCGAAGGAAGCCCAGGGTTATTATCCAAAAACCATACAGTGAACGCAAACAACAAAACACTTCTTGAAAAGTAAGCCTTCGGCCTATTAGTACCAGTCAACTCCACGAGTCTTCAGTCCCCGCTTCCATACCCGGCCTATCAACCTCATCATCTATAAGGAGCCTCACACACCAAAAAGTGCCAGGAAATCTCATCTCGAAACAGGCTTCCCGCTTAGATGCTTTCAGCGGTTATCCCTCCCGAACGTAGCCAATCAGCCATGCACCTGGCGGTACAACTGACATACCAGAGGTTCGTCCGTCCCGGTCCTCTCGTACTAAGGACAGCCTTTCTCAAATTTCCAACGCGCGCAGCGGATAGGGACCGAACTGTCTCACGACGTTCTGAACCCAGCTCGCGTACCGCTTTAATGGGCGAACAGCCCAACCCTTGGGACCGACTCCAGCCCCAGGATGCGACGAGCCGACATCGAGGTGCCAAACCATGCCGTCGATATGGACTCTTGGGCAAGATCAGCCTGTTATCCCCGAGGTACCTTTTATCCGTTGAGCGACGGCCGTTCCACAACGTACCGCCGGATCACTAGTCCCGACTTTCGTCCCTGCTCGACCTGCCAGTCTCACAGTCAAGCTCCCTTGTGCACTTACACTCAACACCTGATTGCCAACCAGGCTGAGGGAACCTTTGGGCGCCTCCGTTACACTTTAGGAGGCAACCGCCCCAGTTAAACTACCCATCAGGCACTGTCCCTGAACCAGATCATGGCCCGAAGTTAGACATCCAGATTGACCAGAGTGGTATTTCAACAACGACTCCACACAAACTAGCGTCCATGCTTCACAGTCTCCCACCTATCCTACACAAGCCAAACCAAACACCAATACCAAACTATAGTAAAGGTCACGGGGTCTTTCCGTCCTGCTGCGCGAAACGAGCATCTTTACTCGTACTGCAATTTCGCCGAGTTCATGGTTGAGACAGTAGGGAAGTCGTTACTCCATTCGTGCAGGTCGGAACTTACCCGACAAGGAATTTCGCTACCTTAGGATGGTTATAGTTACCACCGCCGTTTACTGGGGCTTAAATTCTCAGCTTCGCCCAAAAAGGGCTAACCAATCCTCTTAACCTTCCAGCACCGGGCAGGAGTCAGTCCGTATACATCGTCTTACGACTTCGCACGGACCTGTGTTTTTGATAAACAGTCGCTTCCCCCTGGTCTCTGCGACCCATACACGCTCCAGGCAGCAAGTGCCCATCACGCTCAAGGTCCCCCTTCTCCCGAAGTTACGGGGGCATTTTGCCGAGTTCCTTAACCATGATTCTCTCGATCGCCTTAGTATTCTCTACCTGATCACCTGTGTCGGTTTAGGGTACGGGCGGCTAAAACCTCACGCCGATGCTTTTCTCGGCAGCATAGGATCACCAAATCCCCCAAAAACGGGGTCCCATCACGTCTCAGGCACACAGCCGGCGCATTTAACAACCGACAACCCTACACGCTTAGACCACGACAACCATCGCGTGGCTTGGCTACCTTCCTGCGTCACACCTGTTAACACGTTTACCTCCAAAGATCGGGTCCCACAACCCACACAACACACAAACAAAAGCCTGCACATCATGCTTCGCATGGTTAGCATCACAATATCAGTATGGGCGGTTTTTCACCGGTACGGGAATATCAACCCGTTATCCATCGACTACGCCTGTCGGCCTCGCCTTAGGCCCCGACTAACCCAGGGCAGATTAACTTGACCCTGGAACCCTTGATCATCCGGCGGATGAGTTTCTCACTCATCTTTCGCTACTCATGCCTGCATTCTCACTCGCATAGCCTCCACCACTGGTTTACACCGCAGCTTCACCGGCTACACGACGCTCCCCTACCCAACAACCCTCAAAGGGTCATTGCCACAACTTCGGCGGTGTACTTGAGCCCCGCTACATTATCGGCGCAGAATCACTTGACCAGTGAGCTGTTACGCACTCTTTCAAGGATGGCTGCTTCTAAGCCAACCTCCTGGTTGTCTAAGCAACTCCACATCCTTTCCCACTTAGCACACGCTTAGGGGCCTTAGTTGGTGGTCTGGGCTGTTTCCCTCTCGACAATGAAGCTTATCCCCCACTGTCTCACTGCTACGCTCTCACTTACCGGCATTCGGAGTTTAGCTGACGTCAGTAACCCGTGAAGGCCCATCGGCCATCCAGTAGCTCTACCTCCGGCAAGAAACACGTAACGCTGCACCTAAATGCATTTCGGGGAGAACCAGCTATCACAGAGTTTGATTGGCCTTTCACCCCTATCCACAGCTCATCCCCTCCATTTTCAACTGAAGTGGGTTCGGTCCTCCACGACGTCTTACCGTCGCTTCAACCTGGCCATGGATAGATCACTCCGCTTCGGGTCTAGGTCATGCCACTCAAACGCCCTATTCAGACTCGCTTTCGCTACGGATACCCCACACGGGTTAACCTCGCGACATAACACTAACTCGCAGGCTCATTCTTCAAAAGGCACGCTGTCACCCCAAAAGGCTCCAACGGCTTGTAAGCACACGGTTTCAGGTACTATTTCACTCCCCTCCCGGGGTACTTTTCACCATTCCCTCACGGTACTGATTCACTATCGGTCATTAAGAAGTATTTAGACTTACCAGGTGGTCCTGGCAGATTCACACGAGATTCCACGAGCCCCGTGCTACTCGGGTGGCCACACCACGGACAGAACAATTTCGATTACGGGACTCTCACCCTCTACGGCCGACCATTCCAAGTCGTTCACCTACCATCCTGAACATCATGCCGGCAGCCAGTTAGAACTGCCACTGTGACTCCCACAACCCCCATGATGCAACGCCTAACCGCTATCACACACCACAGGTTTAGTCTCTTCCGCTTTCGCTCGCCACTACTCACAGAATCATTACTTTATTTTCTCTTCCTGCGGGTACTGAGATGTTTCACTTCCCCGCGTTCCCCCCAACCAGCCTATACATTCAGCTGGCGGTAACTCACCATGAAGATGAGCCAGGTTTCCCCATTCGGAAATCCTCGGATCACAGCCCAGTTATCGGCTCCCCGAGGCTTATCGCAGATTCACACGTCCTTCATCGGCTCTTAATGCCAAGGCATCCACCGTGTGCCCTTAATAACTTACACACAATCAAGAAAAATAAGAATCTAAAATCAACAATCAAACCAACACCAAAGCATTGATTCAACGCAAATTCCAGAAGATGCTCGCGTCCACTATATAGTTCTCAAACAACAACCCACAACACAACAACAACACAAACAAAAACATTTGCATCATCACCATGCCAGGCAAACAAAGGAACAACACAATGTGTTACCCCAAAACCCAACAATGCGCCTCATCCAACCCAAAACCAACATTCCACCCATGAGCAAAACCACCCACCCGACACTCGCGGACAGCATGGCCAACTAAATGTGCTCCTTAGAAAGGAGGTGATCCAGCCGCACCTTCCGGTACGGCTACCTTGTTACGACTTAGTCCCAATCGCCAATCCCACCTTAGACGGCTCCCTCCCAAAAGGGTTAGGCCACCGGCTTTGGGTGTTACCAACTTTCGTGACTTGACGGGCGGTGTGTACAAGGCCCGGGAACGTATTCACCGCAGCGTTGCTGATCTGCGATTACTAGCGACTCCGACTTCATGGGGTCGAGTTGCAGACCCCAATCCGAACTGAGACCGGCTTTTAGGGATTAGCTCCACCTCACAGTATCGCAACCCTCTGTACCGGCCATTGTAGCATGCGTGAAGCCCAAGACATAAGGGGCATGATGATTTGACGTCATCCCCACCTTCCTCCGAGTTGACCCCGGCAGTCTCCTATGAGTCCCCACCATAACGTGCTGGCAACATAGAACGAGGGTTGCGCTCGTTGCGGGACTTAACCCAACATCTCACGACACGAGCTGACGACAACCATGCACCACCTGTATACCAGCCCCGAAGGGAAACACCATCTCTGATGCGGTCCAGTATATGTCAAGCCTTGGTAAGGTTCTTCGCGTTGCATCGAATTAATCCGCATGCTCCGCCGCTTGTGCGGGCCCCCGTCAATTTCTTTGAGTTTTAGCCTTGCGGCCGTACTCCCCAGGCGGGGCACTTAATGCGTTAGCTACGGCGCGGAAAACGTGGAATGTCCCCCACACCTAGTGCCCAACGTTTACGGCATGGACTACCAGGGTATCTAATCCTGTTCGCTCCCCATGCTTTCGCTTCTCAGCGTCAGTTACAGCCCAGAGACCTGCCTTCGCCATCGGTGTTCCTCCTGATATCTGCGCATTCCACCGCTACACCAGGAATTCCAGTCTCCCCTACTGCACTCTAGTCTGCCCGTACCCACTGCAATACACGGAGTTAAGCCCCGGCCTTTCACAGCAGACGCGACAAACCGCCTACAAGCTCTTTACGCCCAATAATTCCGGACAACGCTCGCGCCCTACGTATTACCGCGGCTGCTGGCACGTAGTTAGCCGGCGCTTTCTCTGCAGGTACCGTCAATCTCTCTTCTTCCCTGCTAACAGAGGTTTACAACCCGAAGGCCGTCATCCCTCACGCGGCGTCGCTGCATCAGGCTTGCGCCCATTGTGCAATATTCCCCACTGCTGCCTCCCGTAGGAGTCTGGGCCGTGTCTCAGTCCCAGTGTGGCCGGTCACCCTCTCAGGCCGGCTACCCGTCGTCGCCTTGGTGAGCCATTACCTCACCAACAAGCTGATAGGCCGTGAGCCCATCTATAACCACTACATAACGCTTTCCACCAACACCCCATGCGGAGATTGGTCGTATCCGGTATTAGACCCAGTTTCCCAGGCTTATCCCAGAGTTAAAGGTAGGTTACTCACGTATTACTCACCCGTTCGCCACTAATCCACCTAGCAAGCTAGGCTTCATCGTTCGACTTGCATGTGTTAAGCACGCCGCCAGCGTTCGTCCTGAGCCAGAATCAAACTCTCCGTTGAAAAATAGAAAAGCTTGATAATCTGATCTCAAACAGCGAATCACACACGGGGGTGCGTGACTCAAGCTGACTAAATTTGAAACCATTTGATGATTATCAAATATCAATAAATATTTGGTATTAGTTTCAGTTTCCATCACCATTCGGTGATTTTATTGAACAAAGCACACTATTGAGTTCTCAAGCAACACACCGATTCAACACCTCAACTTACTCTATTTGAGAAGTCTTACCGTTGAACGGTCATTCATGTTTTTTCATCGCTACCGCGTTCCCGCGGCAACCCAATCAACTATACCAGCGTTTCGTTTGCCATGCAAATCCGTTTTCCGTGATTCACACCACAAAGTTTCTTTCCTAAACTCTTCCATTATCACCAATCAGGCGACCCGGATTTCCTTCAAGCAAGAAACCAAAACACTATACAATTGAAAGTCATTCAACCGCTTCTGACTAGGAGAAACACCGAAGAAATCTCTTCGTTTTTTCCTCCTCGCCGCGGCGACTCATACAACTATACAGACCACCAAACAGCCCTGCAACCCGAAAATGGGTGAAGTAGCACACAAAAAGGACCTTGAAAGGGTCTCAAATACCCTCACAAACATCAAACAGCCTAGTCAGTGCGTTTTATGGGTGCTAAAAAATCTTTAAAAAACTTCCAAAAAACCTTATAAACGCAGAAGAAACCACTCAAACCCTCACAGAATACCCTCCAGTAGCTCCCCAAACAGCCGATATATGGGGCGTGGAAGGTAACAAGAGACAGAAAAGGAGGGCACCCCCTCACGGGGGCGCCCTCCTCACTCAAGCTACAGTCCGCAGCTCGCCAGCTTCAAAACTCTAGTTCGCAGAAGCGCGACGACGAGAAACATCGTACAGAGTAATGCCCACAGCCATCGCCGCGTTCAAAGACTCCATCGCAGAATCAATCGGAATCGACACAATCTGATCGCAGTTCTCAGTCACCAGACGGGACAGGCCCTTACCCTCAGAACCAACCACCACGCACAGCGGCTC
This window harbors:
- a CDS encoding DsbA family protein, translated to MSTDAREKARQIAAQQAKKSPSQASRRWLQLGVLAVVLVIVGIIGFVVINGNKNTKVAESGPVPSSANEYGGIVLTKDGIVQNSSTQETRDFKQLATSTSSVTPMVNGTVAAVNTLPPGVQTAEEASKNGQPVRVTIFQDYNCVHCAEFEKKYGDEIQKLVEDGTITLEIRNLTFLDRSSPTAYSARNAAAAYSVANQVSTSDFLNYQREIFTHQGRGDMNNQQIADIASKYHASIGSDMNDGRWRPFVDVVNAESAKNGIQGTPTVFVDGDQYTSNDFSAFLKQKIEAKKK
- a CDS encoding DUF6891 domain-containing protein, which produces MADEKSIYERWSEERLDPPFPKEWGLDEEDEAELLWPIWPLLFMGESDTEQYVETITDYVMDVLGLEYDGENEDSKLWEKRVEDYVEELIKRRRAFATELGITPEMQKNSNLNRAFAALEEEGVIARQNFTCCGTCASAEIWDEIDDSREWKGYIYFHQQDTESLAESGGTYVGFGSFLAYPRDEDKWNALSDAQKEEIRALHEKLSVQLLRETVIPVLEKHGLSVEWKGNYNTRPFIGGVEVYNIP